One Bacillus amyloliquefaciens DSM 7 = ATCC 23350 DNA window includes the following coding sequences:
- the ribD gene encoding bifunctional diaminohydroxyphosphoribosylaminopyrimidine deaminase/5-amino-6-(5-phosphoribosylamino)uracil reductase RibD, whose product MEEYYMNTAIELARRGEGQTQPNPLVGAVVVKNGQIVGMGAHLQYGEAHAEVHAINMAGSHAKGADLYVTLEPCSHYGKTPPCAELIMKSGIKRVFIAVEDPNPLVAGKGITMLEAAGIEVKTGLLRQQAEELNKMFLHFMRTGLPYVTLKAAASLDGKTATETGDSKWITSEAARLDAQQYRKSHQSILVGAGTVKADNPSLTCRLPDAVKQPVRVILDTKLTVPETANVLTDGAAPTWIFTAAGSDVRKKDRLTALGIKVFTLETDRIHIPEVLSILAENGIMSVYVEGGASVHGSFVKAGCFDELHFYFAPTLIGGTLAPSLISGEGFQSMKDVPHLQFTQITQIGPDIKLTAIPKDGKDGDDVYRNR is encoded by the coding sequence ATGGAAGAATATTATATGAATACGGCAATAGAGCTTGCCAGACGCGGTGAAGGACAGACACAGCCGAATCCTCTTGTCGGCGCCGTCGTCGTCAAAAACGGACAGATCGTCGGAATGGGCGCCCACTTGCAATACGGAGAGGCCCATGCTGAGGTGCACGCGATCAATATGGCAGGCAGCCATGCAAAAGGCGCTGATTTGTATGTGACGCTTGAGCCTTGCAGCCATTACGGAAAAACACCGCCATGTGCCGAACTGATCATGAAATCAGGGATAAAAAGGGTGTTTATCGCTGTGGAAGATCCCAATCCGCTTGTAGCCGGAAAAGGCATCACAATGCTGGAAGCAGCGGGCATCGAAGTGAAAACGGGGCTTCTCAGGCAACAGGCAGAAGAGCTGAATAAAATGTTTCTTCACTTCATGCGGACCGGACTTCCGTATGTCACCTTGAAAGCGGCCGCAAGCCTTGACGGGAAAACAGCGACTGAAACCGGTGACAGCAAATGGATTACATCAGAGGCGGCAAGGCTTGATGCCCAGCAATACAGGAAATCGCATCAAAGCATTCTTGTCGGAGCAGGCACAGTCAAAGCCGATAATCCGAGCCTGACATGCAGGCTCCCCGATGCGGTGAAGCAGCCGGTCAGAGTCATTCTCGATACAAAGCTGACCGTTCCTGAAACGGCAAATGTGCTCACTGACGGGGCTGCGCCGACATGGATATTTACAGCCGCAGGTTCTGACGTCCGAAAGAAAGACCGGCTGACCGCACTCGGAATAAAAGTCTTTACGCTTGAAACAGACCGCATTCACATCCCTGAGGTGCTCAGCATTCTCGCTGAAAACGGCATAATGTCCGTTTATGTGGAAGGAGGAGCATCTGTACACGGAAGTTTTGTCAAGGCGGGCTGTTTCGACGAGCTTCATTTCTATTTCGCCCCTACATTAATCGGAGGAACGCTTGCTCCCAGCTTGATCTCCGGTGAAGGTTTTCAATCAATGAAAGATGTCCCCCATTTACAATTCACACAAATTACCCAAATCGGGCCGGATATAAAACTGACGGCCATACCTAAAGATGGAAAGGATGGTGACGATGTTTACAGGAATCGTTGA
- the ribE gene encoding riboflavin synthase produces MFTGIVEETGTIQAIKKTGLSMALTIAASKVTSDVRLGDSIAVNGICLTVTGFSDNQFTVDVMPETVKATSLNGLSKGSKVNLERAMSANGRFGGHFVSGHVDGTAEITRIEKKSNAVYYDLKLSPELTKTLVLKGSITVDGVSLTIFGLSDESVTVSVIPHTISETIFQTKAVGSIVNIECDMIGKYLYRFLHKTEQTKSNQTITEAFLSENGF; encoded by the coding sequence ATGTTTACAGGAATCGTTGAAGAAACAGGCACGATCCAAGCAATCAAAAAGACAGGCCTTTCCATGGCATTAACAATTGCCGCTTCAAAAGTGACAAGTGATGTGAGGCTTGGCGACAGCATCGCGGTAAACGGCATCTGCCTGACCGTGACCGGATTTTCTGACAATCAATTTACGGTAGATGTCATGCCGGAGACAGTTAAAGCCACTTCGCTGAACGGCTTGTCAAAAGGCAGTAAAGTGAATCTGGAAAGAGCAATGTCCGCCAACGGACGGTTCGGCGGCCACTTTGTATCAGGGCACGTAGACGGGACGGCGGAAATTACACGGATCGAGAAAAAAAGCAACGCGGTCTATTACGACTTAAAGCTGTCTCCCGAATTGACGAAAACGCTCGTATTGAAAGGTTCGATTACGGTAGACGGCGTGAGCCTGACGATTTTCGGCTTATCAGACGAAAGTGTGACGGTATCTGTCATTCCGCATACCATCTCAGAAACGATTTTCCAGACGAAAGCAGTCGGCTCGATCGTCAATATTGAGTGCGACATGATCGGCAAATACTTATACCGCTTTTTGCACAAAACAGAACAAACGAAAAGCAATCAAACTATCACAGAAGCCTTTTTAAGCGAGAACGGCTTTTAG